One Salvia splendens isolate huo1 chromosome 22, SspV2, whole genome shotgun sequence DNA segment encodes these proteins:
- the LOC121786356 gene encoding uncharacterized protein LOC121786356 — protein sequence MKKLFSEFASCWGGATVTTTAEPAVSRPRTKRTAKVSGAAHNWKPKLNAISENSPIFDGDDTRRPVKAKTRSPARAAPLPPPPRSLIEDYWKYSQTMAVPVFAPTSYLF from the exons ATGAAGAAGCTTTTCTCCGAATTCGCATCTTGCTGGGGCGGAGCAACTGTCACTACCACGGCGGAGCCTGCCGTGTCCCGCCCCAGGACCAAAAGGACTGCCAAAGTGAGCGGCGCCGCCCATAATTGGAAGCCCAAGCTCAATGCGATTTCCGAGAACAGCCCCATCTTCGACGGTGACGACACGCGACGGCCGGTGAAGGCCAAAACTAGGTCTCCGGCGAGGGCCGCGCCGctcccgccgccgccgcgaAGTCTAATTGAGGACTACTG GAAATATTCTCAGACAATGGCGGTGCCGGTGTTTGCTCCGACGTCGTATTTGTTTTGA
- the LOC121786876 gene encoding uncharacterized protein LOC121786876: protein MSKKMKTKILGIILGISACLFIFVLDISALVLAIKAKEAQNHAKHMRMWIFECKVRSHDAFVLGVAAAVSLSAAHIFVNLLIWLVVARRDDSQKPSKKLTKVFFVSIWIIYGVGLTLLLIGTRSNEKKGISCGFTYHNFLPMGGILCVVHAILSLAFYAFVRCEG, encoded by the exons ATGTCAAAGAAAATGAAGACAAAAATATTAGGTATTATATTGGGTATTTCTGCATGTCTCTTTATCTTTGTGTTGGATATCAGTGCTCTGGTTCTTGCAATCAAGGCTAAGGAAGCTCAAAACCAT GCGAAGCATATGAGGATGTGGATATTCGAATGTAAAGTGCGAAGCCATGACGCATTCGTGCTAGGCGTGGCCGCAGCTGTTTCACTGAGCGCAGCTCATATTTTCGTTAATTTGTTAATATGGTTGGTTGTTGCTAGACGAGATGATTCACAAAAACCTAGCAAGAAGTTAACCAAAGTTTTCTTTGTTTCGATATG GATAATCTATGGAGTTGGTCTCACATTGTTGTTGATTGGGACAAgatcaaatgaaaagaaaggAATATCATGTGGATTCACATACCACAATTTTCTTCCAATGGGAGGCATTCTATGTGTGGTTCATGCCATCTTATCTTTGGCCTTTTATGCTTTTGTGAGGTGTGAAGGTTAA
- the LOC121786191 gene encoding formin-like protein 3 yields the protein MRTAALREMDFCLFEKAMGARFVAIFIVFICVFAAIDSDGKTELGGNSRDQLQAEQVWDYCSKKLRYSTEAAKKLDSDLSHSASTAYGGVRFGSSLSQKRNIQKAIADLPQKEKIEILKCLRDRKFPLQVLNDEQRILLDECQNLFPGWAGIPRRYLRHKSGIRQVLQTSSGSDPASPSSPTSGESDPNNPSPFDLDYPSPSELDYPPVAMKKYTPMVSQDIPSNNRMYLVSGVIASSMAGIALAALVLFLCVNKDRSDDEPKDVPRDDKPLLNFNGTDSPGVTDNNSPMGAPSSFNFKATSTVGSSVGAYTAASQTSEIEENGEAYMKIPLPLPPGRASTFAAGVGGGSSGIMGAPTAGTAAAAGGKAEAAIGAVGGKAPEPAPAPAPPPTPPPKAVAPPPPPPVFGAPAPPPPPRGSRPPPNAPGKPPPMPPQHGHNSSSDSLTSDDSVAPKAKLKPFFWDKVMASPDQSMVWHEIKAGSFQFDEEMMESLFGYSADQKKHRRKDSTSSESSTPQFIHIIDHKKAQNLSILLKALNVTSEEVCDAMKEGNELPPEFIQNLLKLAPTADEELKLRLYDGDPFLIGPADRFLKALIEIPFAFKRLESLLYVSTFQEDFTAVKQSFSTLEAACDELKNSRLFLKLLEAVLKTGNRMNDGTYRGGAQAFKLDTLLKLSDVKGTDGKTTLLHFVVHEIIRGEGVRAARGMREGKSLSSVRTDDLSDNASYDMEEYYRNLGLQELSSLSGGLLNVKKAAAIDRDIISEYVIKLGQSRFKTKEFLEIEMSSLDEESKFLETLSKFINQCEADTAWLMEEEKRVMGLVRSTGDYFHGSAGKDEGGHLFGIVRDFLAMVDKACLDVKNSIKLPKTQRKDDFTPSLSPSPSQGSPTASETTHEMQSRLFPAMRERQIDDEFSSDDNT from the exons ATGAGGACGGCAGCTCTGAGGGAAATGGATTTTTGCTTGTTTGAGAAAGCGATGGGCGCCAGATTTGTGgccatttttattgtttttatctGTGTTTTTGCAGCGATTGATTCGGATGGAAAGACGGAATTAGGGGGAAACTCTAGGGATCAACTTCAG GCCGAGCAAGTTTGGGATTATTGTAGTAAAAAGTTGAGATATAGTACTGAAGCTGCTAAGAAGTTAGATTCGGATCTTTCTCATTCAGCTTCTACCGCTTATGGTGGTGTCAGATTTGGTTCGAGTTTGTCACAGAAAAGGAATATTCAGAAGGCTATAGCCGATCTGCCTCAAAAGGAGAAGATAGAAATTCTGAAATGCTTGCGAGATAGAAAGTTCCCGTTGCAAGTCTTGAATGACGAGCAAAGGATTTTACTTGATGAATGCCAAAATCTGTTTCCTGGTTGGGCTGGTATTCCAAGAAGGTACCTGAGACATAAAAGTGGCATACGCCAAGTTTTACAAACTTCTTCGGGTTCGGATCCTGCATCACCATCCTCACCTACTTCAGGAGAATCAGATCCCAACAATCCTTCACCATTTGATCTTGACTACCCTTCACCATCAGAGCTCGACTATCCTCCCGTGGCAATGAAAAAATATACACCTATGGTTTCACAAGACATTCCTAGTAACAACAGAATGTATCTTGTAAGTGGTGTGATTGCAAGTTCAATGGCAGGAATTGCTCTTGCAGCACTAGTTTTGTTTCTTTGCGTAAATAAAGATAGGAGTGATGATGAACCGAAAGATGTGCCCAGAGATGACAAGCCTCTTCTCAACTTCAACGGTACAGATTCTCCAG GTGTGACGGATAACAATAGCCCGATGGGTGCACCAAGTAGCTTCAATTTCAAGGCGACTTCGACTGTTGGAAGTTCAGTTGGCGCTTATACTGCTGCTTCTCAAACTTCCGAGATAGAAGAAAATGGGGAGGCGTACATGAAAATCCCATTACCACTTCCTCCGGGAAGAGCATCAACGTTTGCAGCTGGTGTTGGTGGTGGTTCCAGTGGGATAATGGGAGCACCCACAGCAGGAACAGCAGCTGCAGCGGGAGGCAAGGCAGAAGCAGCCATAGGGGCAGTGGGAGGAAAAGCACCAGAACCAGCACCAGCACCAGCACCACCACCTACACCGCCTCCCAAGGCAGTGGCACCCCCTCCTCCTCCACCGGTATTCGGAGCTCCGgctcctcctccaccgcctAGAGGCAGCCGCCCACCGCCTAATGCACCAGGAAAACCTCCACCGATGCCCCCCCAACATGGACATAATTCATCAAGCGATTCCCTAACTTCAGACGACTCTGTAGCTCCCAAGGCCAAGTTAAAGCCATTCTTCTGGGACAAGGTTATGGCAAGCCCGGATCAATCAATGGTCTGGCATGAGATCAAAGCCGGCTCTTTTCA GTTTGATGAGGAGATGATGGAATCTCTGTTTGGATATTCAGCTGACCAGAAGAAACATAGAAGAAAGGACTCAACTTCATCTGAATCTTCTACTCCACAGTTTATTCATATTATTGATCATAAAAAAGCACAGAACTTATCAATTCTTCTAAAAGCATTGAATGTGACATCAGAAGAAGTCTGTGATGCTATGAAAGAAG GCAATGAGCTCCCACCAGAATTCATTCAAAATTTGTTGAAACTGGCACCAACAGCCGACGAAGAACTAAAGCTTAGGTTATATGATGGAGATCCTTTTCTAATTGGCCCGGCTGACCGGTTCCTCAAGGCCTTGATTGAAATCCCTTTCGCCTTTAAACGTTTGGAATCATTGTTGTATGTAAGCACGTTTCAGGAGGACTTCACTGCAGTCAAGCAATCTTTTTCAACTTTAGAG GCAGCCTGTGATGAGCTCAAAAACAGCAGACTCTTCCTGAAACTACTGGAAGCTGTTCTCAAAACTGGTAACCGAATGAATGACGGTACCTACCGCGGTGGTGCTCAGGCATTCAAGCTCGACACGCTCTTGAAACTCTCTGATGTGAAAGGAACAGATGGGAAGACCACACTGCTGCATTTTGTTGTGCATGAAATAATCCGTGGAGAAGGAGTAAGAGCTGCTCGTGGAATGAGGGAGGGCAAGAGTTTGTCCAGTGTGAGGACAGATGATCTTAGTGACAATGCATCCTACGATATGGAAGAGTACTACCGTAACCTTGGTCTTCAAGAACTGTCCAGCCTCTCCGGCGGCCTCTTGAATGTGAAAAAGGCAGCGGCTATTGATCGTGATATCATAAGTGAGTACGTGATAAAACTTGGCCAGTCCCGTTTTAAGACTAAAGAATTTCTTGAGATCGAGATGAGTAGCTTGGATGAAGAAAGTAAGTTTCTTGAAACTCTCTCGAAATTCATAAACCAGTGTGAGGCCGACACTGCCTGGCTCATGGAGGAGGAAAAGAGAGTGATGGGCCTAGTGAGGAGCACCGGGGATTACTTCCATGGTTCGGCAGGCAAGGACGAGGGGGGGCATCTCTTTGGGATCGTCCGCGACTTTTTAGCGATGGTGGACAAGGCGTGCCTAGACGTGAAGAACTCCATAAAACTGCCGAAGACACAGAGAAAAGATGACTTCACGCCATCATTATCGCCTTCACCGTCTCAAGGGTCACCCACAGCCTCGGAGACCACCCATGAGATGCAGTCGCGACTGTTTCCGGCGATGAGGGAGCGCCAAATTGACGATGAATTCAGCTCCGACGATAATACCTAA